TGTCAATGAATTTCACCCTACTGCACACAAGGTTATCCTGTCTTAGATTAGGACCTTTTGTTACTCTTACAACATGAATAATTCTACTCTATGTGAGTTTAATGATCATTAGAGTGTCAGTATGTAACCTTACTTCCATAAATCATTATATACACTATATTACCACCAAAGGAATTTCTCTATGAAATTCTCGCATCTTTAAAATGTTATCTTAGAATAACTCATGTAAAACACATTAAGTTAAGTCTCAAAATATCACATCATTCATGCATAGCTTCATACatcgtattttttaaattaactcaGTCAATCACAAGTTAATATTAAAGACTTTAGAATTTTGTAGCATTCTCATTTGAGTTAGgaattctcgcttgagcgacagggactctcacttaagctagaaattctcacTTGAGCGATAATGACTCTCGTTTAAGCTAGAAATTCACGCTTCAACGACATGGGCTCTCACTTAAGTTAGAAATTTTCGTTTAAGCTAAAACTCGAATAAATAGCAAGTAAAATTCTGCTATTTTTGCTTGAGCTATATttttctcgcttgagcgagaaggCTCTTGCTTAAGCTAGAATAACATATGTTCACATGCTCTCAGCATGCAAAgccaaaattcaaacaaaaaatacacaaaCCGCTCCAATTCAATATACTCATCCATTCAACACATCAAGACACAATTAGTGACCAAGATAAgcaattcatttcaaaattttcaaaaaatctagcttcccttatctCAATATACCAATTTACACTTGCTAAGTACTTCAAAGATATATTTTACTCTTAGGAACCCCCTTCAAcctaaaaacaatagaaaataaacaaatgattAGAATAGCAATCCAAAGACATGGATGTGCACAACTTAGAGAATTCAAAGTAGTGACAACACTCCATCGAAAAAATCggagaaaaagagaaaacaatttGGTTTTCCCCCTTAGAACTAGGATAACTTAGTTTACGCTAACCAAGATTTTGATCGGTGGACAAGATAGATGATTCTTTTGTGTTTCCAAAAACAGTCTCTGATCAAGAAAAAGTTGAAGATTGAGTGAGAATCAGAGGAAAGAAGGTTGAGATGGTCAAGAGAAATGAGTTGGTTTAGGGTGAGGGTTGTGTGTGTTTATAAGGATTGAGTTTAATACTTACAAATTCAATTtggtgaaaaacaaaataatagggattttttattttttagcaaaaaattacttacgaattttaaatgcacaaaaaaattacttacaaatataaaatacgcaagaaaattatttacgaaatttaaatttaaaaaaagtacatgctaatttttaaattgatttttttaagaaaaattattgcgatttttttaaaaaaatttaatgtgaatatttttcataaaaaaatttgtataaaatttcctataaatattttaattttacaataattaattatccacAAAAATATTACTTACCGATCATTCgtaagaaaagtgaaaaaaaaaacacttttccAAAAATTTACTTGtaaatatcaacaaaatatgGAAATTGCTTACAGTAAGCATCACTGAATTTCTGCGTAGAaacttcatttcatatttttcatctatcaattagttttataaGGTTTCTGACTACTTCTATTCAATTTTACTGatatatgtattaatttttctatcaacaatATTTCTTGTTGTAATAATTCATTTCATAGATTTCAGTGATTTAATACTTGTTTTAAAGAATAAGTTTTGACACATACAAGCATGTGGCAaatcttatgtttttttatatatccaATTCACTAAATCCATCTAAGAAGtttatttgaaaaatctttatgCATTGTAAATAGGAAAGTGAAGGAGAGTATGTTTATTTTTGCTCgttagaatattaaaaaatatattgtagaaTATGCTTTGTTCCAAGAAATTAATCTCACTATTTATACAAATTCACgcacaattataattttatcagAACTATTTTTCtacatatatatttgaaatatttttataattaaattttgtagaaaatatttatacattttataattttacagaAAATAATTGTCTACGAAAGAATTACCTACCAATTCATATCCTTAAACAAAATGGCAGGAACTTGCAgattttcttaacaaatttacaaaaaaatttccatttaatatgaaaatttttagcagtcactttatatatatatatattattaaagtctcatattattaatattcattgtaTTTTATTGGATATAGATTAAATTAAGAGTGGATTTTGAATGTattgtttaatttgttattttacatttaGTATAACTAATATCTTTCATACTTTTGattattaatgtttaaaaaggaacACATGCTTTTGACAGAAAAAGTTGgcttttcaataaatattatttagttatctaatttttatgaacacgtaatattattaatatcttAGAGTTACCAAATTTAATTACCTTCTAGTTTAAAGTATATCATATATGGTCTCCAATAtcaacttttattgtttttcactAAGATTGGTActaataagaaatttttttataatgaataaatagtaatactaataaattgtaataaactattgtaatatataataattataataataataataatatatatataactcttttaataataactattattacaatactaatattctaataataataataataatatgtgatatgtaatatttataatagtaataataataacaatacattacaataatattaataataataataataatatttcgtTATCTGATTTATATGAGCACGTAATAATAGATATCTAATTTAATTACCATCTAGTTTAAAGTACATCATTTATGATTTTTCAATatcaacttttaaattattaaacataatCTTATTAACGtggtgatatattttattttatagttacatatctatattattataacttattttatttggCATTTATAAGTGCatcttttatatactttttgattatcaatatttaaataagaacacataattttgatgaaaaagataggcttttattaaatatatactatcgaattatctaattttaataaacacataatataattaatatctggtttaaattatattatttataatctgATGCATTTTACGCGTACGagatgttttaaataatatcttttataagtaaactagcgtaacacaggcgctgtgtgtatattttttaaatatacgtaatattttattagcagtgataatattataatgttattaaataaatatatatatatatattaaaattatatttattaaaaataaagtgaaatatatcagaacaacaaaggcatctgattttataaaaagtttataaagtaacggtcaatttttaaaaatttaataaattattatatttaaagggtaaaatcggtattttgaaaagtggacacaaaaaggggaatcccctttatatattgttatagataataataatcttttaaatatatatatatatatatatatatatatatatatatatatatatatatatatatatatatatatatatatatatatatatatatatatatatatatatatatatatatatatattatatatatatatatatatatatatatatatatatatatatatatatatatatatatatatatatatatatatatatatcatggtATCTTATCTATAAATAAGATAGAGGGTGAgaaagaaaagtaagaaaagataGAAAGCATCGAGAGTGATTCGTGTAGTGAGTTGAAAAGATAGAAAGAGTCATGGCAGATCAGAGTATGGATCATTGGAAAGAGTTGAGTGCTGATTGGTATGACTTGATTGGTCAGCCGTCGCACACCTTCCATGTTCCGGCAGCCTTGCTGAGTCAACCTGTCGTCGTCGCTATGAAAACTCCTTTAATGTTGCCGTCGTTGCCGTTGCCCTTGCCGTCATCGGCGTTGCCGTCATCGGCGTTTCCGTTGCCGTCATCGGCGTTGCCGTTGCCGTCACCGTCGCTGTCGTCGTTGACGTTTCCGtcgaacaaaagaaaaaggataACTTGGACAGAAGCGGAGCATAAGAGGTTTCTAGACGGACTTCATATATATGGAAAAGGAGATTGGAAAAACATCTCAGCTTACATTCAAACGAAAACTGCAATTCAAGTTGCCAGCCAtgcacaaaaatattttatccgTCAAACTCAAACACAACAccagaaaaaaaggaaaagcatCCATGACATGGTTATGGAGAACGCATTTCATATGCAAAATTCATCTTCTTCTGGTGCAAGTTCACAGTTTTCCGATGTGCAACCACTACCCTTCAATCCTCACGTCAACGTGCCTCATCCACCAGAGCTACAACCCATGCGAGAAATGATGAACCAAAATCCTATGAATCCCAACAACATGATTCATCATCCTGCATACTTTAATCAAATGCAACCATGTTAAAAATTGGTCTGGAGGATAACTCTTTTTGTTGTTcatgtaattttttcattaataatatatgGAAAACCATCTTATCATATGTAACTACCACAATtcttttcattaattttctattgaatgatttcaatttttattttaacttgtgataatttaatattttatcattactGAGTATTTCCAAATACGTGTTTATCGAAAAGAAAGTGTGATTGTCAaaacttttccttttttctctttaacaAAAAGTTCTACACATTTCTCAATAGAATGGACggaggtaatataaaaaatatttaatgatgtTAACATACGATTATTAATGACGTTGACATATTCATAATTATTAGAAGAAATTTGACATATCACAGCTTTTGttgcaaataaattaaaaattaaaaattggataaaattacattaaaaaataatataaaatattaaaataactagaccttgaatattaattatatatctttttaaatttcttataaaaaattttcttgtggaatttcttacaaaaatattagtaaaaaaaatataattattgtccCATTTAAtaggaaaaaattattaaataaaacatcacatagtTTTATATATTGAGCATAGACAGAGAATATACTAGAATAACTATTACATTCATCCAAAATATACAAGGTATACATAATAATTAAGGGCACAAAATAATTCAAAGAAAGACTATGAACATAAGATAAGAGTTTTTAAAAAGATGCTACGAGAAAGAGGTTGATCTATAGCATTTACTCTAAACAGGAGCATCGACATCCACCTGATCAAGATCAACAAGCATTTTCTCATCCACTCACACCAATTTTTGGTGATCATTTGAGGTAGaaattctcgcttgagcgacaagggctctcgcttaagctagaaattctcacTTGAACAACAATGACTCTCTTTTAAGCTAGAAATTCATGCTTGAGCGAGAGAGGCTCTCAGTTAAGTTAGAAATtttcgcttaagctaaaattcGAACAGAGAGCAAAGTGAAATTCTCCTATTTTTGCTTGAGCTATATTtttctcgcttgagcgacagAGGCTCTCACTTAAgttagaaattctcgcttaagctaaaactCGAATAAAGAGCAAAGTGAAATTCAGTTATTTTTGCTTGAGCTATATttttctcgcttgagcgagaaggCTCTTGCTTAAGCTAGAATTACAAATGTTCACCTGCTCTCAGCATGCAAAgccaaaattcaaacaaaaaaatacacaaaccACTCCAATTCAATACACTCATCCATTCAACACATCAAGACACAATTATTGACCAAGATAAgcaattcatttcaaaattttcaaagaacctagcttcccttacctcaatATATCGATCTACACTTGCTAAGAGTTTCTAAGACATATTTTGCTCTTAGGAACCCTCCCTTCAACCTAAAAACaacagaaaataaacaaatgacTAGAACAGCAATCCAAAGGCATGGATGTGTTCATCACATCTCAGAGAATTCATAGGAGTGACACTCCCATGCACATCGAAAAAATtggagaaaaagagaaaacaatttGGTTTTCCACCTTAGAACTAGGATGAACTTAGTTTATCCTAACCAAGATTTTGATCGGTGGACAAGAGATGACTCCTTAGTGCTTATGATCAAGAAAAAGTTGAAGATTGAGTGAGAATCAGAGGAAAGAAGGTTGAGATGGTCAAGAGAAATGAGTTGGTTTTAGAGGATGAGGGTTGTGTGTGTTTAAAAGAATTGGGTTTAACACTTACAAATTCAATTTGGTGGAAAAAAATAGTaggaaattttctttttttttcaagaaattaCTTACGAATTTTAAATACACAAGAAAATTACTTGTAAATTTAAAgtacacaaaaaaattacttgcgaaatttaaatttgcaaaaaaaaaatatatattgatttttaaattgatttttttaagaaaaattattgcgattttttaaaaagaaaatttattgtgaatattttttataaaaaaatttataagaaattttctataaatttttaaatttcacggTAATTAATTACTCACAAAAATATTACCTACCGATCAAAATTCATAAGAAAAATGgccaaaaaaaaatacacttttCCAAAAATTTACTTGTAAATCTCCACAATATGGAAAATTCTTATAGTAAGCATCGCTGAATTTCTGCGTAGAaacttcatttcatatttttcatctatcaattagttttataaGGTTTCTGAATACTTCTATTCAATTTTACTGatatatgtattaatttttctatcaacaatATTTCTTGTAGTAATAATTCATTTCATAGATTTCAATGATTTAATACTTGTTTTAAAGAATAAGTTTTGACACATACAAGCATGGGGGCAAAtcttatgttttttatatatccAATTCACTAAATCCATCTAAGAAGTTTATTTGGAAAATCTTTATGCATTGTAAATAGGAAAGTGAAGGGGAGTATGTTTATTTTTGCTtgttagaattaaaaaatatattttaggataTGTTTTGTTCCAAGAAATTAATCtcattatttattcaaattcacGCACAATTATACTTTTATCAGAACTTTTTTTCtacatatatatttgaaatttatgaaatttgaaaatatcaaaaactaaccaaacatatttttatattattattatcgatGGTCGAAAATTcgactaaaaaataaatacatggcCACATTTTACAAttaactcaaattttttacatcGGAAGTCATCGcatcatttttatattgtttatgatTAACACGGCAAGACTGCATGAGTATATGAATAAGTTTAAATCGAACCTATTTcaagataatatgaaaatataaaaaatctattttattttaaaagaaattgagaataaaatatttttacatgataaaaatgtaaatattaaataaaaatatttaagaaagtaaaaaataataaa
This portion of the Vigna unguiculata cultivar IT97K-499-35 chromosome 6, ASM411807v1, whole genome shotgun sequence genome encodes:
- the LOC114188498 gene encoding myb-like protein G, which encodes MADQSMDHWKELSADWYDLIGQPSHTFHVPAALLSQPVVVAMKTPLMLPSLPLPLPSSALPSSAFPLPSSALPLPSPSLSSLTFPSNKRKRITWTEAEHKRFLDGLHIYGKGDWKNISAYIQTKTAIQVASHAQKYFIRQTQTQHQKKRKSIHDMVMENAFHMQNSSSSGASSQFSDVQPLPFNPHVNVPHPPELQPMREMMNQNPMNPNNMIHHPAYFNQMQPC